A genomic stretch from Ictalurus punctatus breed USDA103 chromosome 2, Coco_2.0, whole genome shotgun sequence includes:
- the xkr5a gene encoding XK-related protein 5a: MAAVLCGGGGGGCGSACLQVLLFGSTALVILAERTALICCFAFYLWKEQLLWAGLTFALLLPGAIVQVLSFMWYRADGEQRTCHLLIIHTLHLGIFKRLWDCSVCVWRAQSQAQQVMQQVDAAALRLLDVLLLTLPQALTHTYVLTAAEFSLTSPVALCSGVCVLSLSWALVLYSRACCLARPGHLLMLPAALLCQLLWRAGLLSARFASLALFARSFGCWVIGVVGCHWLIAALWLVSQQTDICVGQCAWRGFNLILGGVHVFLFLNVKDGPSRYRMAGFYTVMLLENATLVLAASDILTEASWESLTVPTAVLCSFLLGLTFLLVYYRFLHPKSTEISHTLHHGAQAGSACLDQGDSSFSLADKSLTLPSLRPPISSSHPSFSLLEHPGSCGAKAGAECRHHHWLLVRLALKTGDPSKIERAFGGGGATGIVSEEQEDDAGEKGGRGGDGLDVKDEDDTLAPLSDCKDEFESVSEAREDEADDEADGDASAEMDSVDSEWKRSSPEGKSVFGDSPEPDYCPTESSSTLYFSADPQSPSSASDPRPEVSGHHLTGPRRHLILSARGLEDDTGF; the protein is encoded by the exons ATGGCCGCGGTGCTGTgcggtggaggaggaggaggatgcgGGAGCGCGTGCTTGCAGGTGCTCCTGTTCGGCTCAACCGCGCTCGTGATCCTGGCGGAGAGAACCGCGC tgATCTGCTGCTTTGCCTTCTACCTGTGGAAGGAGCAGTTGTTGTGGGCGGGGCTGACCTTTGCCCTGTTGTTGCCAGGGGCGATCGTGCAGGTGCTGAGCTTTATGTGGTACCGGGCAGATGGAGAGCAGCGAACATGTCACCTGctcatcatacacacactccacctGGGCATCTTCAAAAG gttgtGGGactgcagcgtgtgtgtgtggcgtgcTCAGTCTCAGGCGCAGCAGGTGATGCAGCAGGTGGACGCGGCGGCGTTGCGTTTGCTCGACGTTCTGCTCCTCACCCTTCCTCAGgcgctcacacacacgtacgtcCTCACGGCAGCCGAGTTCAGCCTCACGTCACCAG TTGCGCTGTgtagcggtgtgtgtgtgctgtcccTGTCCTGGGCGTTGGTGTTGTACAGTCGGGCGTGTTGTCTGGCGCGGCCCGGCCACCTGCTCATGCTCCCCGCCGCCCTGCTGTGCCAGCTGTTGTGGAGGGCGGGGCTACTGAGCGCACGCTTCGCCAGCCTCGCCCTCTTCGCCCGCTCCTTCGGATGTTGGGTAATCGGCGTCGTGG GTTGCCATTGGCTGATCGCAGCGTTGTGGTTGGTCTCTCAGCAGACCGATATCTGCGTGGGACAGTGCGCTTGGCGTGGGTTCAACCTCATTCTGGGGGGCGTGCACGTCTTCCTGTTCCTGAACGTGAAGGACGGACCGTCTCGGTACCGCATGGCCGGCTTTTACACG GTGATGCTACTGGAGAATGCCACGCTCGTCCTGGCTGCCTCCGACATCCTCACCGAGGCATCATGGGAGAGCCTGACTGTCCCCACTGCAGTCCTGTGTAGTTTCCTGCTGG gtctgACGTTTCTGCTGGTATACTATCGTTTCCTGCACCCGAAGTCCACGGAGATCTCCCACACTCTGCATCACGGAGCTCAGGCAGGCAGCGCGTGTCTTGATCAGGGTGACTCGTCTTTCTCCCTGGCTGACAAGAGCCTCACTCTTCCCTCTCTCCGTCCTCCGATCTCCTCCTCCCATCCCTCCTTCTCGCTGCTGGAGCACCCGGGGAGCTGCGGGGCGAAGGCGGGCGCCGAGTGCCGCCACCACCACTGGCTCCTCGTGCGTCTGGCGCTGAAAACCGGAGACCCGAGCAAGATCGAGCGGGCGTTCGGCGGCGGAGGAGCGACGGGCATCGTGAGCGAAGAGCAGGAAGACGACGCGGGAGAGAAAGGCGGAAGAGGAGGAGACGGGTTGGACGTCAAGGACGAAGACGACACGCTGGCGCCGCTGTCCGACTGCAAGGACGAGTTCGAGAGCGTGAGCGAGGCGAGGGAAGACGAGGCGGACGACGAGGCGGACGGGGACGCGAGTGCGGAAATGGACAGCGTGGACTCGGAGTGGAAGCGCAGCTCACCCGAGGGGAAGTCCGTGTTCGGAGACAGCCCCGAACCCGATTACTGCCCCACCGAGTCCAGCTCCACGCTGTACTTCAGCGCCGACCCACAATCCCCAAGCAGCGCCAGCGACCCCCGTCCGGAAGTTTCCGGACATCACCTGACAGGCCCACGCCGGCACCTCATCCTCTCCGCACGAGGCCTAGAGGACGACACGGGTTTCTGA